From Ochotona princeps isolate mOchPri1 chromosome X, mOchPri1.hap1, whole genome shotgun sequence, one genomic window encodes:
- the LOC131478515 gene encoding small integral membrane protein 10-like protein 2A produces the protein MAAPLSGLAVRLSRSAAARSYGVFCKGLTRTLLIFFNLAWRLRINFPYLYIVASMMLNVRLQVHIEIH, from the coding sequence ATGGCGGCGCCTCTGTCCGGCCTGGCTGTCCGGCTGTCGCGCTCGGCCGCCGCCCGTTCCTATGGGGTCTTCTGCAAGGGGCTGACCCGCACGCTGCTCATCTTTTTCAACCTGGCCTGGCGGCTGCGCATCAACTTCCCTTACCTCTACATCGTGGCTTCCATGATGCTCAACGTGCGCCTGCAGGTCCACATTGAGATCCACTAA